From the Sanguibacter sp. HDW7 genome, the window GGCTCACGGGCAAGCACACGATCTTCGGCGAGGTCGCGGACGACGCGTCGCGCAAGGTCGTCGACGCGATCGCCACGTCGAAGACCCGCCCCGGCGACCGTCCGCTCGAGGACATCGTCATCAACAGCGTGACGATCGAGGACTGAGCTCCTCCCCTGCACGTCCCGAGAGCCGCCGCACACCCCTGGATGCCCGCATGAGCGACAACGTCCCGACGGGGGGTGCGGCGGCTCCCGTCTGTCCGCGGCACCCTGACCGTGTCTCCTACGTCAGCTGCCAGCGCTGCGGCCGCCCCGCGTGCACCGAGTGCCAGCGGCCCGCCGCCGTCGGCGTCCACTGCGTCGACTGCGTCGCCGAGCAGGCCCGCAACGCGCCGGCCGCGCGTTCCGCCCTCGGGGCGCGCCTGGGCGACGGCCGACCCGTCGTCACGCTGACACTCATCGCGCTGTGCGTCGTCAGCTACGTGCTGCAGTGGGCAGTGGGCGACGCGTGGACGTCACTCCTCGAGATGGCACCCGTGCTGGGTGCGAGCGAGCCGTGGCGGCTCCTCACGGCGGCGTTCCTCCACGCGAACAACCCCGCTCACATCGTCCTCAACATGGTCGCCCTCTGGTCGGTCGGCCCGGTGCTCGAGCAGATGCTCGGGCGTGGGCGCTTCCTCTCGCTCTACCTTCTCTCGGCGTTCGGCGGCTCGGCGGCCGTCGTGTGGCTCGCGGACCCGCTGACGATGGAGTGGATCACGCCCGTGCGGGGCGCGTCGGGCGCCGTGTTCGGTCTCTTCGGGGCGTTCGTCGTCATCCTGCGCCGTTTCTCCCGCGACGCCTCGCAGATCTATGCGGTCCTCGGCCTCAACCTCGTCATCGGCTTCGTCGTGCCAGGGATCTCGTGGCAGGCGCACGTCGGCGGGTTCGTCGTCGGGGCGGCCGTGGGCGCGGCGTTCGCGTACGCGCCGCGCGAGAGGCGCCACCTGTGGGCGTTCGTCGTGCCCGTCGTGGGGATCATCGTGCTCGTCGCGGCGGTCTCCGTGCGCTTCGCGACCGTGCCGACGTGGACGCCCGTGGGCGGTGGTCTCTTCATTCCGCCCGACGGGTTCACGGACGCGTCGGTGTCACACGTCCTGGACGAGGAGCCTGTGGACAACCTCGCGCTCACGCCGTTCTCCACAGTTCTCCACAGCGTTACTCACAGCTGTGGAACTACAGACGTGTAGTTATCCACAGCGCTGTCCACCGATGGGGACAGACTGTCCACGGGGCCGTCCCACGGACGTCGTCCACAGGCATGACGAAGCCCCCGGCACCTCAGGTGCCGGGGGCTTCGTCACAGGTCGCGGCCCGAGGCCGCAGGGCGCTCAGCGCCAGCGCGTCGTCAGACCGAAGCCCGCGATGACCAGTGCGAAACCGACCACGAGGTTCCAGTGGCCGTTGACGTTGAACGCCTCCTGGAACGGGATCGGCCACTGCATGTTCGAGAGGTACGCGACGACGACGTACACGAGCCCGAGGATCATGAGACTGAGCATCGTCGGGACGAGCCAACGAGGGTTCACCCCCGCCTCACGCGCCTTCTCACGCGCCGCGCGCTTGAGGTCCTTGTCGAGCGACGCCGCCTTCTTCTTCGCTGCGGGCGGCACGACGGGCTTCTTCACGGCAGCAGCCGCGGACGGCTCGGTCTCGGACGACTTCGGATCGGACACGGCGCGAGGCTCCTGACTGGGCGGCTGGAACGGGACCCGCGGTCCCGTGACTACGCATAGCCTAGTGCCAGGGCGGCCCCACGCCCTGCGCACACCGGGAGACGACACGCATGAGGACCACCGACGCCGCCACGCGCCGCGTCCGGCGAGCCCCCGTCGTCGTCATGCTCGTCCTCGCGCTCGCCGGGCTCATGTTCACGTCGTCGGCCCGGCTCGCCCGCAGCCAGGGGGAACGCCATCCCGAGAACCTCGCGCAGCTCATCGAGGTCGAGGAGAAGCGCGTGCAGGACGTCCAGAGCGACCTCGACTCCCTCGACGAGCAGCTCTCACGCATCGCACCCGTCACCGGGCCCGACGTCGACGAGGACGCCTATCGCCGGGACGCCATCGCCGCCGGTGCGGTCCCCGTCGCCGGCCCCGGCCTGCGCGTCGCGCTCGACGACGCCCCGCCGCAGCCCGTCGGCTCGGAGATCGCCGCCGACGCCCTCGTCGTCCACCAGCAGGACCTCGAGGCCGTCATCAACGCGCTGTGGGCCGGGGGAGCGGAGGCCATGACGCTCCAGGGACAGCGCGTCCTCACGACCACCGCGTTCCGCTGCGTCGGCAACGTCCTGTCCCTCCACGGACGCGTCTACTCCCCGCCGTACGTCGTCGAGGCGGTCGGCGACCCCGTCGCCCTGCGAGCGTCGCTCGACGCGTCGCCCGAGATCGCGACGTACCGCGAGTGGGTCGCCGCGGTCGGCCTCGGCCTCGACGTCAGCGCACCCGACACGCTCGAGCTGCCCGGCCGGACCGTCGCGACGCTCGAGCAGGCGACGCTGCCCAAGGGCGTCGACCCGCTCCCCTGACGCGTCGGTGGAACGACTCCCCACGCTGCGCCCCGGCGCGGCATGATGGGCGAACGATCCGCCCACCACCCAGGAGACGCCGTGACGCGCATCCTCGTCGTCGACAACTACGACTCGTTCGTCTACACGATCGTCGGCTACCTCGACCAGCTCGGCGCTCGGACGACCGTCGTGCGCAACGACGCCGTCCAGGACGCTGCCACCTGGGACTATGACGGTGTGCTCGTCTCGCCCGGCCCGGGGACCCCCGCCGAGGCCGGCGCGAGCCTCGACGTCATCCGTACGTGCGCCGCGCGCGCCCTGCCGATGCTCGGCGTGTGCCTCGGTCACCAGGCGCTCGGCGAGGCCTTCGGCGCGACCGTCACGCATGCGCCCGAGCTCATGCACGGCCGCACGAGCCAGGTCGAGCACGAGGACCGGGGCGTGCTCGAGGGCCTCCCGCACCCGTTCACCGCGACGCGCTACCACTCGCTCGCGGTCATCCCCTCGACGGTTCCGAGCGAGCTCGAGGTCACCGCGCGCACTGCGAACGGCATCATCATGGGGCTCCAGCACCGCGAGCTGCCCCTCCACGGCGTGCAGTTCCACCCCGAGTCCGTGCTCACCGAGGGCGGCCACCGGCTCTTCGCCAACTGGCTCGCGCTCACGGGGCTGGACGGGGCCGTCGAGCGCTCTGCCGGGCTCGCGCCGCTCGTGCGGCGCTGAACACCCGGAGAACCGAGCCCGACCTTCGCCCGCAGACGCAGCGAGCCCCCGACCGCAAGGTCGGGGGCTCGCTGCGTACTGAACCTTGGGTCAGCCCTGGTCGCCGCCGCCGTCGCCGTCGCCCTCGCCGTCAGCAGGCGGCTCGGTCGTCGGGTCGACGGTCGGCGGAGCCTGCGGCCCTGGGCCGGTCGACACGTAGATGACGACCTCGTCGCCCTCGTTGACGGGCGTGCCCGCCGTCGGGACGTCGAACACCGTGCCGGCAAGCTGCTTGTCGGACGGCTCGGTGAGGACCTTCGGCACGAGGTTGAGTGCCCGCAGCGCAGCCTCGGCGTCCGCCTGCGACATGCCGACGAGGTTCGTCGGGACGACGACGACCTCTGGGGCAGGCTCGCGCGCGATGATGATCTCGATGACCGTGCTGTGCTTGACCTGGCCGTTGGCCGGCACCTGACGCAGCACCGTGCCGGGCTTCGCGTCGGCCGACTCCTCGAAGTCGTAAGAGGCGCTCACGCGCGGGTTCGCGGCGAAGAAGTCCTCGACAGCCTTGCGCTTCTCCCCGGTGAAGTCGGGGACGTCCGTGTTGCCGTTCGAGATGAAGAGGACGATCTTGTCACCCTTCTTCGCGGTGGCGTCGGCCGCGGGCTCCGTCCGCGTCACGCGGTCGAGCTCGACCGTGCCGCTCGGCTCGGTGCGCGTCGTGTCGACCTCGAGGCCCGCGTCCTTGAGAGCCTGCGCGGCCCGCGTCTGGTCGAGGCCCGTGAGGTCGGGGACGTTCGTGGCGCTCGGCCCGGGGGAGAACCACACAGTCACCGAGGAACCCTCGGGGACGGAGGCGCCCTCGTCGGGGTCCGAGCGCAGCGCGGTGTCCTTCGGCTCTGTCGAGTCCTCGAGCTCCGGGACGAGCTTGAGGTTGAGCGCGGCGAGCTCGGCGCTCACCTCCGTCCGCGACTTGCCGACGATCGTCGGCACCGTCACGTTCTTGGTCTCGGGCTCCTTGTTGTTCTGGTTGAGGAGGAGGATGAGCACGATCGCGACGATCGCGACGATCGCGACGGCGACGAGAGACCAGATGAGCGTCCGACGACGGCCGTCGGGCTCGTGCTGGGCGATACCCTGCGGGGGCGTCGGTGCGGGCGTGGCCACCGCGGGGAACGGCGACGTGCCTGCACCCGTCGGGGCCCAGCCCGCCGTCGCCGGAATCGGCTGGACGGGCTGAGGCAGCGCCTGCGTGGCGGCCGTGCCGAACACCTGCGTCGCGGAGTCGTCGACCGAGGGCGTCGCCGCAGCGGCCGCAGCGACAGCCGCGATGCCCGCAGCCTCGACGTGACCACCGTGCGCTGCGGCCTCGAGGTCCGCGCGGAACTCTGCGGCCGAGCCGTAGCGGTCCACGCGCGACTTCGCGAGCGACTTCAGGACGACGCGGTCGAGCGTCTCCGGGATGTCGTTCGCAAGGCTCGACGGGCGCGGAGGGGCCTCCTGGACGTGCTGGTAGGCGACCGCGACGGGGGAGTCGCCCTGGAACGGAGGACGGCCCGTGAGCAGCTCGAAGAGCAGGCAGCCCGCCGAGTAGAGGTCCGAGCGGGCATCGACAGACTCACCGCGCGCCTGCTCGGGCGAGAGGTACTGCGCGGTGCCGATGACCGCCTGGGTCTGTGTCATGGTCGCCGCGGAGTCCGCGACTGCGCGCGCGATGCCGAAGTCCATGACCTTGACCGCGCCCGTCGGCGTGAGCATGACGTTGGCGGGCTTGATGTCGCGGTGGACGATCCCGGCCTGGTGGCTGTACTCGAGCGCGGAGAGCACGCCCGAGGCGATCTCCACGGCCTCGTCGATCGGCACGGCGTGCCCGGTGCGCAGGATGTCGCGGACCGTGTGGCCCTCGACGTACTCCATGACGATGAACGGGACGTGCCGCACGTTGCCGGACGGCTCCGAGTACGTCTCCTCGCCCGTGTCGTAGACCGCGACGATCGCCGGGTGGTTGAGAGCCGCGGCAGACTGCGCCTCACGACGGAACCGGGCCTGGAACGACGGGTCGCGGGCAAGATCGGAGCGCAGGATCTTGATTGCGACCGTGCGGCCCAGGCGGGCGTCGTGCCCGATGTGCACCTCGGCCATGCCACCGCGGCCGATGAGCTCGCCGACCTCGTAGCGTCCGGCAAGGATGCGGGGTGCCTCGTGATCCACTAGTCGTCCTTTTTCGTCGGGGGGACCGCCCTGCGGCCCCGGGCCGCTCGCGCGGCCACAGCAATCTTGTCATCAGTTCGGAGGCTCGTGCCCGCGGGACCGCTGAGCGGGCCCGCCACGACGAGAAGTGCGGCGGCCGCAGGACCCGCGGCACCCGAGAGGATCGACGCCACGACGATGATGACGACGAGGACGACGAGCCCCACGAGCGGCCAGGAGAGGCTGCCGAGCCGCAGCCCGGTCGTGCGGCGCGACGCGGCAGGCGGCGCCGGAACCGGCCGCGCCGACGTCGAGCGGCGGACCGAGGGCGACGTCGAGCCCGTCGGCGTCCACCGCGCACCGCCGAGTGGTCGCGGCACGCCCGACGTGCCGCCCGGCTCCCAGCCGAGGGTGACGGATGTCTCGGGCAGCGGCACCGGAGGGACCGGGCGGGCCGGACGCTCGGGGGAGACGGGTGGGGACGGCAGCGCCGGGACGGGCCGGGCCGCCACGGACGGGGCGGCGCCACCCTGACGGTCCGCGGCGTGGGTCGAGGGCACCGCGCCCGCCAGGGCGCGGCTGCTCGCGCCCCCTGCGTCCGGAAGCTCGATCGCGGTCCGCGGCGCAGGAGCCTCAGGCCGACGGTGGAGCATCGCGCGCGTCGCTGCCGACGCCGGCACGACGAGGGGCGCCGCTGCCCGTGCCGCGGTGCCGTCGGCGACGTCGGGCACGACCGGGGCCGGACCCGACGGACGCGCGTGCAGCTCGCGACGCGTGCGCGGCGCGAACGACGGCGGCATGACGCCGCCCGGCACCGGCGCGGACACGGGCGGGGCGGACGCGGGCACGCCCGACGACGCCGACGAGGGCGAGACCGTCGACGTTGCCGACCCGCTCGACGCGCCCGACGGCGCGGCACTGCCCGAGACCCCGTGCCGTGCGACGCGCTCGGTGAGGTGCCCCAACGGGTCGAGCTCCGCGAGGCGCCCGAGCTCGTCGAGGCGCAGCGCGAGCGCCGCCGCCGACCGCGGGCGCTTCTCCGGGTCCTTCTCGAGCATCTGCATGACGAGCGTGCCCAGACCCTTGTGGACCGTCGCCGGCAGCGGTGGGACCGCCTCGTTGACGTGCGCGACAGCGATGTCGACCGCCGTCGCACCCGTGAAGGGTCGGTGCCCCACGAGCGACTCGTACGCGACGATGCCGAGCGCATAGATGTCCGACGCGCCCGTCGCCGCGCGGCCGATCGCCTGCTCGGGAGAGAGGTACTGCGCGGTGCCCATGACCATGCCCGCGGCCGTCATCGGCACCTGGTTGGCGCCGAGCGAGACGCCGAAGTCCGTGATCTTCACCGTGACACCGTGCTCGAGCAGGATGTTGCCCGGCTTGACGTCACGGTGGACGACACCGCCGACGTGCGCGGCGTGCAGACCGCGCGCGGCCTGCGACAGGATCGGCAGCAGTCGTCGCAGGGGGAGCACAGGCTCACGCTCGAGGAGGTCGCTCATGGGCTCGCCCACGACGAGCTCGAGGATGAGATAGCCCGAGCCGTCCTGCTCCCCGTAGTCGAAGAGCTGCGCGATGTTCTCGTGGCTGAGGCCCGCCGCGTTGCGCGCCTCGGTGCGCAGGCGCTCGAGGAAGTCCTCGTTGCCCGCGTACTCCTCCTTGAGGACCTTCGCCGCGACGTCGCGCGCGAGGGACTGGTCGTGCGCGACCCAGACCTCACCCATGCCGCCGACCGCGATCTGCCGCACGAGCCGGTACCTGTTCCCGAGGACGAGCCCCGCCTTCGGCCTCATCGCAGCCCCGCCTCGAGCACCTTGCGCGCGATCGGCGCCGCGACGGCACCGCCCGTCGCCTCGGAGCCCATCGAGCCGCCGTTCTCCACGACGACCGCCACCGCGATCTTCGGCGCGTCCACGGGCGCGAAGCCGATGAACCACGCGTGCGGCGCGGCCTCCTTGGTCGTCTGTGCTGTGCCCGTCTTGCCCGCGACCTTGACGCCCGGGATGCGAGCGGCGGTGCCCGAGCCCGAGTCGACGACGCCGACCATCATCTCCGTGAGGGCGCGCGCCGTCGACGCCGACACGGCACGCCCCGCGCTCGTCGGGTCCGTGCTCGAGACGATGTCGAGGTTCGCGTCCCGCACGCGCTCGACGAGGTAGGGCTCGAGACGGTCGCCGCCGTTCGCGACAGCCTGGGCGACCGACGCCATCTGCAACGGCGTCGCCGCGATGTCCATCTGGCCGATCGAGCTGAGCGCCAGCTCCGGCGCAGAGAGCTCGCTGGGGAAGTTCGACGCCGAGACCGGGATCGGCACCGACGAGCGTTCGTTGAAGCCGAAGGCCTCTGCGGTCCGGCGGAGCTGGTCCTGGCCCACGTCGAGGCCGAGCTGCGCGAACGCGGTGTTGCAGGAGATCCGCAGGGCGTCGGCGAGCGACTGCTCGCCGCTGGGCGAGCAGCGCGAACCGCCGAAGTTCTGCAGGACCGACGACGACTGCGGCAGCTTGAACGTGTCCGGCGCGGGGATGACGGTGTCCGCCGTGAACTGCCCCGACTCGAGTGCTGCTGCCGCCGTGAGGATCTTGAACGTCGAACCCGGGGGGTAGATCGTCGACGTCGCGCGGTTGCGCAGCGGGTGCGTGTCGTCGGCGAGGAGCTCCTGGTACGCCTCGTTGACCTTCGACGAGCTGTGCTTCGCGAGCACCGCCGGGTCGTACGTCGGCGTCGAGACCATCGCGAGGATCGCCCCCGTCTCGACGTCGAGCGCGACGACAGCCCCGCGCTGCGAGCCGAGCGCCTTCGTCGCAACCTCCTGGAGGGTGCGCGACAACGTGAGCTCGACCGACCCGCCGCGCTGCTGGTGACCCGTGATGAGGTCCTGCATGCGGCGCAGGAAGAAGGAGTCGGCGGTGCCGTTGAGCACCTCGTTCTCCGCACGCTCGATCCCGTCCCGCCCGAAGACGATCGAGAAGTAGCCCGTGACGTGGGAGAACAGCCGCCCGTCCGTGTAGGTCCGCTGGTAGCCGAACGCGTCGTCCGACGGCACCGACGAGACGACCGCCTTGCCGTCGACGATGATCGGGCCGCGCGAGACACCGAACTCGCGGTAGATCGAGCGCACGTTGCGGCCGTCGGCGTTGAGCGCCGGAGCCTCGCGCACCTGGATGTTCGTCGCCGCGACCATGAGCGCGAGCAGGAGGACGATCGCGACGGTCGAGACGCGGCGGATCGCGGCGTTCACCGGATCACCTCCGTAGCCTGCGTGTCCGCGTCCGGCTCCGGGTAGGGGACCGCGTCGTCGGGCTCGTCGTCGATCTCCTCGGGCGTCGCCGCCGCGTCGTGGATGACGGGCGCGGCTCCGCCGCGCACAGGCAGCGGCGCGGGCCGCCGCGCCGCGTCCGAGATCCGCAGGAGGATCGCGACGATGATCCAGTTCGCGAGCAGCGACGACCCGCCGTACGCGAGGAACGGCGTCGTGAGGCCCGTGAGCGGGATGACGCGCGTGATGCCGCCGACGACGACGAACACCTGCCACGCGACGACGAACGCGAGGCCCGACGCCAGCAGCTTGCCGAAGCCGTCGCGCACACCGATCGCCGTGCGGAACCCACGCTGGACGAGGACGACGTAGAGCATGAGGATCGCGAGCAGGCCCGTGAGGCCGAGCTCCTCGCCGAGCGCCGCGATGATGAAGTCCGACTCCGCGAACGTCACGAGGTTCGGGTGGCCCTGGCCCCAACCCGTGCCGAGCATGCCGCCCGACGCGAGACCGAACAACCCCTGGACGAGCTGGTAGGAGCCGCCCGGCGCGCGGTCGTAGATCGTCGGGTCCATCGGGTTGAGCCACACGTCGAAACGCGCTGCGACGTGCCCGAACGTCTTCGCGGCGAGCGCCGCACCGCCCGCGAAGAGCACCATGCCGATCGCGATCCACGAGATGCGCTCCGTCGCGACGTAGAGCATCGCGATGAAGAGCCCGAAGATGAGCAACGACGTGCCGAGGTCCCGCTGCAGCACGAGGATCGCGAGGCTCACCGCCCACACGACGATGAGCGGCCCGAGGTCCCGGGCGCGGGGGAGCTGGACGCCGAGCACGCGCGGGCCGGCGAGCGCGAGCGTGTCACGGTTCGTCACGAGGTACCCCGCGAAGAAGATCGCGAGCGCGATCTTCGCGAGCTCTGCCGGCTGCAGCGAGAAGCCCGCGACCGAGATCCAGATGCGGGCACCGTAGTTCGCGACACCCAGGCCTGGGACGAACGGCAGGACGATGAGGCCGAGCGCGAGGATCATCGCGAGGTACGCGCGCCTGCGCAGCACCCGGTGGTCGCGCAGGAGGACGAGGACCGCGGCCGCGGCGATGACACCCACCGCCGTGATCCCCAGCTGCTTGCCCGCGAGCTCCGACGTACGCCCCGCCTCCTGCGCGGCGAGGTCGAGCCGGTGGATCATCGCGAGCCCGATGCCGTTGAGCGCGACCGCGACCGGCAGGATCACCTGGT encodes:
- a CDS encoding rhomboid family intramembrane serine protease, whose amino-acid sequence is MSDNVPTGGAAAPVCPRHPDRVSYVSCQRCGRPACTECQRPAAVGVHCVDCVAEQARNAPAARSALGARLGDGRPVVTLTLIALCVVSYVLQWAVGDAWTSLLEMAPVLGASEPWRLLTAAFLHANNPAHIVLNMVALWSVGPVLEQMLGRGRFLSLYLLSAFGGSAAVVWLADPLTMEWITPVRGASGAVFGLFGAFVVILRRFSRDASQIYAVLGLNLVIGFVVPGISWQAHVGGFVVGAAVGAAFAYAPRERRHLWAFVVPVVGIIVLVAAVSVRFATVPTWTPVGGGLFIPPDGFTDASVSHVLDEEPVDNLALTPFSTVLHSVTHSCGTTDV
- a CDS encoding FtsW/RodA/SpoVE family cell cycle protein, producing the protein MATVEPGTTRTGRARELGLLVGAIVLGMGAFAQVELAVHDTLPADFYLSTAGLVVLATVLHLLVRRVAPFADQVILPVAVALNGIGLAMIHRLDLAAQEAGRTSELAGKQLGITAVGVIAAAAVLVLLRDHRVLRRRAYLAMILALGLIVLPFVPGLGVANYGARIWISVAGFSLQPAELAKIALAIFFAGYLVTNRDTLALAGPRVLGVQLPRARDLGPLIVVWAVSLAILVLQRDLGTSLLIFGLFIAMLYVATERISWIAIGMVLFAGGAALAAKTFGHVAARFDVWLNPMDPTIYDRAPGGSYQLVQGLFGLASGGMLGTGWGQGHPNLVTFAESDFIIAALGEELGLTGLLAILMLYVVLVQRGFRTAIGVRDGFGKLLASGLAFVVAWQVFVVVGGITRVIPLTGLTTPFLAYGGSSLLANWIIVAILLRISDAARRPAPLPVRGGAAPVIHDAAATPEEIDDEPDDAVPYPEPDADTQATEVIR
- a CDS encoding penicillin-binding protein 2; this translates as MNAAIRRVSTVAIVLLLALMVAATNIQVREAPALNADGRNVRSIYREFGVSRGPIIVDGKAVVSSVPSDDAFGYQRTYTDGRLFSHVTGYFSIVFGRDGIERAENEVLNGTADSFFLRRMQDLITGHQQRGGSVELTLSRTLQEVATKALGSQRGAVVALDVETGAILAMVSTPTYDPAVLAKHSSSKVNEAYQELLADDTHPLRNRATSTIYPPGSTFKILTAAAALESGQFTADTVIPAPDTFKLPQSSSVLQNFGGSRCSPSGEQSLADALRISCNTAFAQLGLDVGQDQLRRTAEAFGFNERSSVPIPVSASNFPSELSAPELALSSIGQMDIAATPLQMASVAQAVANGGDRLEPYLVERVRDANLDIVSSTDPTSAGRAVSASTARALTEMMVGVVDSGSGTAARIPGVKVAGKTGTAQTTKEAAPHAWFIGFAPVDAPKIAVAVVVENGGSMGSEATGGAVAAPIARKVLEAGLR
- a CDS encoding serine/threonine-protein kinase, producing MRPKAGLVLGNRYRLVRQIAVGGMGEVWVAHDQSLARDVAAKVLKEEYAGNEDFLERLRTEARNAAGLSHENIAQLFDYGEQDGSGYLILELVVGEPMSDLLEREPVLPLRRLLPILSQAARGLHAAHVGGVVHRDVKPGNILLEHGVTVKITDFGVSLGANQVPMTAAGMVMGTAQYLSPEQAIGRAATGASDIYALGIVAYESLVGHRPFTGATAVDIAVAHVNEAVPPLPATVHKGLGTLVMQMLEKDPEKRPRSAAALALRLDELGRLAELDPLGHLTERVARHGVSGSAAPSGASSGSATSTVSPSSASSGVPASAPPVSAPVPGGVMPPSFAPRTRRELHARPSGPAPVVPDVADGTAARAAAPLVVPASAATRAMLHRRPEAPAPRTAIELPDAGGASSRALAGAVPSTHAADRQGGAAPSVAARPVPALPSPPVSPERPARPVPPVPLPETSVTLGWEPGGTSGVPRPLGGARWTPTGSTSPSVRRSTSARPVPAPPAASRRTTGLRLGSLSWPLVGLVVLVVIIVVASILSGAAGPAAAALLVVAGPLSGPAGTSLRTDDKIAVAARAARGRRAVPPTKKDD
- a CDS encoding cell division protein CrgA, with translation MSDPKSSETEPSAAAAVKKPVVPPAAKKKAASLDKDLKRAAREKAREAGVNPRWLVPTMLSLMILGLVYVVVAYLSNMQWPIPFQEAFNVNGHWNLVVGFALVIAGFGLTTRWR
- a CDS encoding DUF881 domain-containing protein, with translation MRTTDAATRRVRRAPVVVMLVLALAGLMFTSSARLARSQGERHPENLAQLIEVEEKRVQDVQSDLDSLDEQLSRIAPVTGPDVDEDAYRRDAIAAGAVPVAGPGLRVALDDAPPQPVGSEIAADALVVHQQDLEAVINALWAGGAEAMTLQGQRVLTTTAFRCVGNVLSLHGRVYSPPYVVEAVGDPVALRASLDASPEIATYREWVAAVGLGLDVSAPDTLELPGRTVATLEQATLPKGVDPLP
- a CDS encoding aminodeoxychorismate/anthranilate synthase component II, whose protein sequence is MTRILVVDNYDSFVYTIVGYLDQLGARTTVVRNDAVQDAATWDYDGVLVSPGPGTPAEAGASLDVIRTCAARALPMLGVCLGHQALGEAFGATVTHAPELMHGRTSQVEHEDRGVLEGLPHPFTATRYHSLAVIPSTVPSELEVTARTANGIIMGLQHRELPLHGVQFHPESVLTEGGHRLFANWLALTGLDGAVERSAGLAPLVRR
- the pknB gene encoding Stk1 family PASTA domain-containing Ser/Thr kinase, translated to MDHEAPRILAGRYEVGELIGRGGMAEVHIGHDARLGRTVAIKILRSDLARDPSFQARFRREAQSAAALNHPAIVAVYDTGEETYSEPSGNVRHVPFIVMEYVEGHTVRDILRTGHAVPIDEAVEIASGVLSALEYSHQAGIVHRDIKPANVMLTPTGAVKVMDFGIARAVADSAATMTQTQAVIGTAQYLSPEQARGESVDARSDLYSAGCLLFELLTGRPPFQGDSPVAVAYQHVQEAPPRPSSLANDIPETLDRVVLKSLAKSRVDRYGSAAEFRADLEAAAHGGHVEAAGIAAVAAAAAATPSVDDSATQVFGTAATQALPQPVQPIPATAGWAPTGAGTSPFPAVATPAPTPPQGIAQHEPDGRRRTLIWSLVAVAIVAIVAIVLILLLNQNNKEPETKNVTVPTIVGKSRTEVSAELAALNLKLVPELEDSTEPKDTALRSDPDEGASVPEGSSVTVWFSPGPSATNVPDLTGLDQTRAAQALKDAGLEVDTTRTEPSGTVELDRVTRTEPAADATAKKGDKIVLFISNGNTDVPDFTGEKRKAVEDFFAANPRVSASYDFEESADAKPGTVLRQVPANGQVKHSTVIEIIIAREPAPEVVVVPTNLVGMSQADAEAALRALNLVPKVLTEPSDKQLAGTVFDVPTAGTPVNEGDEVVIYVSTGPGPQAPPTVDPTTEPPADGEGDGDGGGDQG